The genome window CATTATTTTTCATTAtcatttttaggggtgctgagatgacaTTTCAGTACCCCTAAAAAGAGTCTGAAATTGCCACTGGTACACATCATGTCAGGTACTTGTACTTTTAAAATCTATTGATGCAAGTGTTTAGCTGTGTTGGTTTCACAGAGAAATCTTCGCCCCATTCGGAGTTGTATCACGTGCCCAATTATATTTACCTTGAAACTGAATCTCAACATTCCGGACTAAAATCTGAATATCTATGGAAAGTGAATAATCCATGTCTTGTTTTCGTGCTGATACTTTAATACAGAACTACTTTAACGTGACAAATTTTGTTTGTGGTTATGGAATAAAAACGCCCTGGCTTCGTGCACGACAGGACGTCTTGTAGGCCTATCATGTGGTCAGACCACCCAAATGCCATTCTTTACCAGATGTTGGTCTCCGTTGCCACAAGTTCCTGGACGGGCAGCAACAGCTGAAGCGAGGAGCTGGAGCTAGGCGGGCGGAGCAGGAGTCAGACCGGGCGGAGCAGGAGTCAGACCCGGCGGAGCTGGAGTCAGACCGGTCTCGGCCCAGGAGACCGCATAGGTTAAATGtttaataaaaatgaaaaaaactacaacttTGAAATCCTCTCTCATTTGGAACAAGGGATGAGACAGTACAGGATGACGTGAAAACACGAGTTATTCAGATTGAGCCCAATCTCAAAGTTGGGATCCATGTCAAGATTTGGTCCTAATTTTTATGATTATGATAAAATAGACCCATAAACCGTCTACAATTCTTATAGTCAAACCAACTTAGATGATTACAGGGACATTGCTGACAAAGGTCAGTCTAGTGTCATCATACTCTCCACACTACATTTCTTCATCACAACACAAGTCCAGTTTAGATCAAGCTGGAATTAAAGGAACTGTCTGATTTCCTCTCCATGAAGGAAACCTGCATGTGTTTACTCACAGACCAAGGCAGAGTGAGAGTGTTGGAATCCACCAAATGACACACATCATCAACCTCCCAGATTTTACAACGGTAAGTCCGGAGGAAGCaggatgtttgttgttttggggAGAACACTTCGGCATGCCTCTGTTCTTGTGCGGTTGCTACTGCCTCAAGCCTGGCATCAGTTGGATGTGACAGATGTGATGTTGTTAAATATGACTTCCTTCTGTTGTGGGCTGTGATGGTATCACTGACACCTGTAAAGATTTACACCAAAGCCAAGTTTAAACCTTCCCTAACTTCTGTTAAGCGTCTGACTGAGTACGGTTAGCTTGGTGTGTTGCCTTGCAGTTGTGACAGCATGGTTGGACGTTTTGTTCACTTCACAATTCTATCCATCATCTGGTGTGAGAGAAGAGATGGAAGGTTAATGTCTGGTGTCTGAAGTTACTCCTGGATGAGTTAAGAGTGCCCATGAACACATCCAGGAGATGACGCCAGGATTGTTTTGAAATCTGAAACCAAATTTTTTGGGCAAAAAACTTCACATTCAGTTGCAACTCAAATTTGGGTCTGAAACTATTTCACTTTAATGGAGCTAATAAATTGCTACTGGCCAGTGTTCCCTGACTATAGCTCATGGATGAATTTATTGAAAACATTCAATGAGCTTGTATAAACTGCCTTGACTCTGCTCGGAAATCCCTCTAATAGGCGTTGCAACATTAATGCTGGATTTATTTCCACTCAGCCACAAGAGCATAAGAAGGTTCAGGCATTGATGTCAGGCAAAGAGGCCCAGCTTACAGAGAGCCTGGAGATTTCTCACTGTGTTGGATGGAGCTGAGATCAGGCCTTTGGGACTGCTGGTGTTTAGTGTCTGTCAAGTAACAGCACTCATACTACGCATGATATTGATTTGGATGCACTGGAAGCCATTCACACACAGACGTGTCGAGACACTGGTTCCTTCTTTTCCATTTTTGCTTTACTTTTAGTTCACTCACctttccatttctctttctctgtctctctctcccctcactctttctctcacagtccccagctctctctgtttctcttttgctctctctgcctctcaccaACTCTGTCACACTCTCCTAGATTTGGGGAGGAGTCAGAGAAGCTGTTTCTCTCCAGCCGGGCTCGTACAAATACTAGAGATACTGTCAGCAGAGTTTGGTGGTGACCCTGCCGACCCCAGCTGAGTCCAGGACCTACATGATGCACTGCTGGGAAAACGGCATCCACGTCCTCTGTTGGGGGCTGATCCTGGGGGGCGCAGGCCACCTGGTGGGGGTCAGAACGTCCCAGGCTTCCTACGGACGCTACCTAGGCGTCTCCACCACTGCCAGGAAGATACCAGCCCGGGTGGCCTGGTTCTTCCAGGAGCTTCCAGCTCTTCTGGtacccctgctgctgctgctgctcaccAGCAGCAGACCCTCTGGCCTGGGGAGACACCTGCTCCTTGGAACCTTCTGCCTTCACTACTTCCAAAGGTAAGAAGAATCCAGCAGAGTTGTGGGAAGCAGTCTTGCGTTGATGGTGTGCTCGTTGtactgggggtcagatggctaagcggttagggattcggcctattaatcggaaggttgttggttcgattcccggccgtgataaatgacgttgtgtccttgggcaaggcacttcaccctacttgcctcggggagagtgtccctgtacttagtgtaaatcgttctggataagagcgtctgctaaatgactaaatgtaaatgtgatgtaCACGCAGCAACAGCTGAAGAACGATACTGTGTGTTAACAGGGAATATCAATTCATGACACGCATCTGGGATATTTTTTACTTATATTAGAATTTACCCTATGTATACCGCATCGATTTCTTCTCAGCAAGTGGAAATGTGAGACCCGTCTCTAATTTCACCCAGATAATAAGATGGGGACTTTGAATAGAGGGCTTTCAATAAGGATAGAGGCCTCCCTGGTGGGGTAATCCCACAGCCAGAAACACCCGCAGGAATGCACTGGTGACCTGCCCCACCGGGGGACATTTCTGTGGTGCCATAAAAAGTACAAACTTCTGTCAATATGCCAACATCAAAATAAATTGCTACACCACGTGAATGTCAGGTTTACgtttttttgtacattttcttTACTAACCTGTGACAATCAGGTCTTTCTGTTTTCCAACCTCCTGCAGGGTTTTTGTGTATTCCCTGCTAACCAAGGGTCAGCCCTTTCCCTTGGATGTGATGCTGACAGCTGCCCTGTTCTGCACTGTGAATGGGTTTCTGCAAGCACATTATCTGCTACACTGTGCCCAGTATGAGGATGGCTGGGCGTCCGACTGCCGTTTTGTGACGGGTGAGAGAGGCAGATCTCAAAATAGCCGTCTTTCACCAAAAATTAGGTCTCTTTTTGCTTCGCAACAGATAATTGCCAATTATAAAACATTCTTAACTCATAAGTAGGATTTTATTTTCTTATAGGTTTGATGATATTTATCATCGGAATGGCCATCAACATCCACAGCGACTATATTCTACGCAACCTACGGAAATCAGGAGAGGTTGTGTACAAGATTCCTAAAGGTGCTTATGTACAATACAATGTAATGCAACACCTACCACCAGACTTGTAGATATCGTGGTCTTTTACAACGCTATCGATAACGTGTTACTGTTTTATATTGCAGGAGGCCTGTTTGAGTATGTGTCTGGAGCTAACTACTTTGGGGAGATCTTGGAATGGTTTGGTTACGCCATGGCCACCTGGTCATTCCCAACGCTCTCATTCGCCCTGTTCAGTTTGTGCTTCATTGGCCCACGGGCATACCATCATCACAGGTACGTGACCAAGACAGAACCTCTACAGTCAAGTACATCCAATTAACAGTTTGTAATTGACCCAGACTAACTCATCCATGTCCTTGCTCTTATCGTCACAGGTTTTACCATGAACACTTCAAAGATTATCCCAGGTTAAGAAAAGCTCTGATTCCATTCATCTTTTGAAAGAGGAGGGCAAGGGACAAAAAATGGTGTTCTACGATATTAATTGACTTTAGGAATCTGTCAAATGCTCGTTATATACTTGTGTTGTTTCAATGTCTGCGCTTCCCGATCAGTCCCATCTATCATCTGCTCCTCTATGTCACAAACTCAGACATTATCAcattttttatgtgtttttAATTTCTAAGATATATTCAAGTGAAGGAAATAGTCCAAGGCAGTTCCAAAACTTTAAAGTAAATTCACAGGTCCAATTATGGAAAAGCTTTCAACTCATTTGTCAACTCATTTGTCTCACCCATAGTGGCATGTATCATTACTATTACTCAGGAGGCGATACATACATTACCAATATCCACCCCAAGGATACACGTACCCACTCAGATATACTCAGACAACTATCTCTTATTTTTGTGTATTTGAAATTGTGCCCCCCATAATCCTGATAATTATGATCAGAAATTGCACTTATTGCCCTGCACTAGAAGCTCACTACTGCTCCTACCTTCCCATTGTAAGCTTCACCACTGTATAATCACTACTGCTCCTACCTTCTCATTGTAAGCTTCATCACTGTATAATCACTACTGCTCCTACCTTTCCATTGTAAGCTTCATCACTGTATAATCACTACTGCTCCTACCTTTCCATTGTAAGCTTCATCACTGTACAATCACTACTGCTCCTACCTTTCCATTGTAAGCTTCATCACTGTATAATCACTACTGCTCCTACCTTTCCATTGTAAGCTTCATCACTGTACAATCACTACTGCTCCTACCTTTCCATTGTAAGCTTCATCACTGTATAATCATTCATGATGACTTCATAGTCCCATGACATGCAGCCTGTTCAGAACATTGCTTTACTCCATTTCTGAATACCTTTCTCAAATACAGCAGTAGTCTTGACAGGTAATTTGCATGGTGAAACAGAAAACAATAAAGGGAAGATGAACAGGTATAACAAGTATAACAGGTATGACGGGTATGACAGGTATGACAAAATATGGTAAAACTCTTTATTTTCTTTAACCCATGGCTTTTCTAGTATTTTCTCTTTCGGCATGACACTATTATTTAATAATATCAAAGTTAAACttccaaatatatatatatgtatatattcatTACATTCATGAAAGACATCCATATTGATTGATTTGATCTTCTATGATTTCTATGGAAGTATTTACAGAATCCCTTCCCAGAAGTATAATAATACACACTACTTCCACCTAGTGTCAGAAGTAAGGTATTACAAAACAGGCCTACACAGCACATACACAAAAAAGACACACAGTAAAAACGCTCTAATCAATCAAAAAATATTACCACGGCAAAGCACAATCTCGCTAGTTTACATCTTGAATGATATACCTAATATCCAACACAAGATTAGCGGTCTCCACGGCAACTTGCAGAGCATTGAGCTTGGCTGTGAAAGAGTCCAGCAGCCGAGGCTTGGCGGTGGACCTTCTAATCACACCTGCCGGGGGAAACTCCAGGTAGTGGCAGTTAAGGGGGGTCCACTCCAGCCCCGGCCTGTTCTCCAGCAGGCCACACCCACAGGCGCTGGCCACGCACCCCCACCCGCCCTGGGTGGCCTCATCTTTGGGAGCGGTCCAGCGGTGAGCATGTGACAGATCTATGAGGCATTCTCCACCCTCGTGCTCCAGCGAGCGGGCGACAGACTCCAGGGAGCAGCAGAACGCCTGCATTCCCAGCAGATACTCGGCATTAGAACACCCAACTGCACACGCTgactctgctcctccctcctggctctgtgatggAAACATAACTGAAATGCTGTACCACCGTCATACTGGAAACACAGTGATAGCCATCTGCGCCATAGCTCACGTGCTGCCACTGGATGTGTGAGGGAGGTGCGCACCTTGTGTCTGATGTGAGCTGccaggtgtgtctctgtgcaccCCCCTCCTAGGAGAGCAGAGGGTTCTCTGAGGGTTAGCCTCAGCACCCGCTCTGCCTTCCCACACGCCACCTGAAATACACCACAGGACTTCAGAACACAGAAAGTAACATTCCTCATCAGACGTTAGAGTACAATAGagtcaagtactcatcaatgatgcaaaggTTTTTTGGAAACTTTTTAGAATTATTTTTTTATACCTATTTCTTCAAccttagaatgttttatttgaaAATGTCTTTGTAACCTTTAAAAACGTTTAAACGTTTATAAACTAAATGTTGGTTTAAGATACGCCAACACGAAGAAGaactgaaacaggaagtgaggtcgtGCTCACCTTCAGCTCATTAAGCATGGTTTCGTTCCTGTGGCAGAGGACCATGGTGCAGACAACCGGCTCCCCAACAGGAAGCAGATGAAGCATCTGTTTGGATCCAAACTGTTTTACGGTCACACCTTTCACCTGTCCGTAGGCCCCAGGTGGGATTGGAGAGTAGAACGTGGATACAGGCTGAGCACCTAAGAGATTAATTCACAATAGGTTGGGGAACTAAGACATGAGTTTGTTTCTTAGTGGCTGAATAGCTTCTTGTCATACATACCCGTCATTTGAAGGATTGGCTCCACTTGTGTGACTCCTAGTCTCTCTATCACAACGACATTGTGTCTCCTGAGGTAATGCTGCAGGACTGGATGGATTACCTTCTGACAGGCAAACACGACCACGTTCTCCTTCACCGCCTGCTCCCCCAGTTTCAGGAGCTGGTCCAGGACGTCTGACTCTGGATCAGCCCCTGGCTGCACCTCCACAGTCCCCTCACCCAGGCCAGCCAGAtccccagagagagacacattgaACAACACCAGGCGGAGTCCGACTGACAGATTATCCACATTTGTGAGGGAAAGCATGTCTGGTGCCTCCACCAGCAAACCTGGAAACACGACAGAGTGGAGCACAGGCTGCCCTTCGATGGGGACGGTCATTGTTCTGCCTAGACAGACCTTGCCTGGGGAGCTGCATGGGACACCCAGTAAGAAGGCCTGGACAGTCAGTGTGCTGACATGCTGTAGTTCTCCCTCTGTCAGCATACAAGCTGGTTTGCTGGATATTACAGTGTGGGCTAAAGTTACCAAACTCTGGCTGCTGGAGTAGTCTATTTTGACTTTACAAGAGCATACTTCCTGATTAAGATAACTGGTACACATTCCCAGTATTTGTCTGTACACTTTTATTGCAACGCTTCCCCTCAGACCAGACTCCCTCGCTTGGTGAATGAGGGAAAAGCAAAGAATGCCAGTAAACAAACCACAGTCACTAAAACGCGACACATGATTAAGAATCGAAGCTGTGATAAGTTTGAGCAAAGGTTCCGATGAAGGAACGGCTTGAAGGAGCACAGAAGACGTAGAAGTTGTTAAGACGTGTCCTCCCACGTTGTTGTGTACTTGCTTTAGTCTGCCTTTGGGTCCGAAAGAAGACGAGAGGATCTGCCACATAAGGCACATTTTACGATAGATTTCACTGTTACTCAACGGACAATCAGTGCAAACAGATGGTGATTTTTTGGAGAGTCGAGACATGGCTCATGTCGTTAGCTCAACTGTGCAGCTAGCTAGCAGATATGAGTTACTGTATACTGTGGATCAAATAGAAAAATCTCAAAGTTGTTTTGAAGCCATTAACGTTAGTACACTTTCCAACTGTGCGGTACGACATCATGGTAACAAATGAACGGCAATATACATATAAAGTTAAAGATTAAAATTAAGTTGTTGCTGTAAGACAAGAAGTTGCATGAGTGCAAGAAGTGACGTCAGCTGTGCTGCTATCCTATACTTGCCTGACCAGAAATCAACAAAAGGGAGCCGTTGAAAtctaaaaaatatgtttttgtgctTTATTCCAAATCAATTATACAACAAAATTGCTATTATAAAACTTTTATCCACATATGGTTGTAGATATCGTGAATGcttatgtttaaaaaaaaataataataacaggcTTTTTTCTGGTTTTCAACTGTTCCCATGGCACTGGCGATAGCGTCAGGGTCCAACATGTTACTTCAAAACATTTGGCGCAAGAATTGGTAGGTTGAAAATAAGAGTGATGAATACTCGATCCAAGATCTATTGAAAACAGAGTGATTAAATTGATTCATAACCAAATGCTGCTTGTTTATTACCCAGACAAGGAATGTATACATTTGTATTGCATACGATAACTATGATATATTCTACTTTAATCAGTGCAACTTGAAAACGCAGAGCTATCAAGGATTGATTCGCTAACTAAACTACTACGCGAGATTTACAGTAGCTAGGTAGTCAAGTAAGATAGCTCTAAGATCTAGGTCGACCAAGTAGTGCTACTACTATTAATTATTTTTATCACAATAAAATACATTAGTGACTAGACTGACCTCGATGCGACTGCACTGAAGACACTGGACAGTTTTCTTAAGTTTGGATATCGTTAGATCACGTTGAGCCACTCTTGTGACACCTTTCCTGCTTGGCTGTAGCACAAACGGTGCTTTAATGCATAGGCTACAATGAAAACTACCTATAACTCTTTCTATGACAAATAGTTTATTTGTAAAATATTGTACCCATAACCAAATTAAGAGCGTGTTAACTGGGCATGTTTATTGTTAAAACGGTTCCAAACGTGGCACAGATTCGATACATCgacgtcttttttttcttttcagattACAGACGCTTCCGGTACCTTTTCAGTATGCCTCCCCTCAAGTTTGTCATTAAGGTGAGTGAAAACATGGGTAGCATTACTAAGCCAATATCAGCCGAAGATTGAGGACAGCAGCACTGGCTATGTTGGTGTCAAAGTAGTAAATAACTATTCTAGTACTTAGTTAAGTCATGACTTATCGTAGTATAGCACTTCTTAAAGTAACCACTAGAGGGTAATGTTGATGTACATTTCAAAAGGGTTGATCCTCCTTTAAAGCTTTTATTTCGCAACCGAGTTTAGCTTGTTGTGAAAGTCTTGGAGGACTTTCACCACTTCACTTTTTCACTTTCTTTTTGTAAATCAAACTAATGCATGTCATAGATTTACACAAGTTTGCGATCTCCGAAGGCCTAATCCTAGACTATCTTCTTCCACTCTTACATCGTAGCCTACCAAACATCCGGTGCTTTTAAAGTTCCGT of Hypomesus transpacificus isolate Combined female chromosome 11, fHypTra1, whole genome shotgun sequence contains these proteins:
- the srd5a2b gene encoding 3-oxo-5-alpha-steroid 4-dehydrogenase 2b; translated protein: MMHCWENGIHVLCWGLILGGAGHLVGVRTSQASYGRYLGVSTTARKIPARVAWFFQELPALLVPLLLLLLTSSRPSGLGRHLLLGTFCLHYFQRVFVYSLLTKGQPFPLDVMLTAALFCTVNGFLQAHYLLHCAQYEDGWASDCRFVTGLMIFIIGMAINIHSDYILRNLRKSGEVVYKIPKGGLFEYVSGANYFGEILEWFGYAMATWSFPTLSFALFSLCFIGPRAYHHHRFYHEHFKDYPRLRKALIPFIF
- the mkks gene encoding McKusick-Kaufman/Bardet-Biedl syndromes putative chaperonin, which produces MSRLSKKSPSVCTDCPLSNSEIYRKMCLMWQILSSSFGPKGRLKQVHNNVGGHVLTTSTSSVLLQAVPSSEPLLKLITASILNHVSRFSDCGLFTGILCFSLIHQARESGLRGSVAIKVYRQILGMCTSYLNQEVCSCKVKIDYSSSQSLVTLAHTVISSKPACMLTEGELQHVSTLTVQAFLLGVPCSSPGKVCLGRTMTVPIEGQPVLHSVVFPGLLVEAPDMLSLTNVDNLSVGLRLVLFNVSLSGDLAGLGEGTVEVQPGADPESDVLDQLLKLGEQAVKENVVVFACQKVIHPVLQHYLRRHNVVVIERLGVTQVEPILQMTGAQPVSTFYSPIPPGAYGQVKGVTVKQFGSKQMLHLLPVGEPVVCTMVLCHRNETMLNELKVACGKAERVLRLTLREPSALLGGGCTETHLAAHIRHKSQEGGAESACAVGCSNAEYLLGMQAFCCSLESVARSLEHEGGECLIDLSHAHRWTAPKDEATQGGWGCVASACGCGLLENRPGLEWTPLNCHYLEFPPAGVIRRSTAKPRLLDSFTAKLNALQVAVETANLVLDIRYIIQDVN